In Myxococcus stipitatus, the following are encoded in one genomic region:
- a CDS encoding VCBS repeat-containing protein, which produces MEWCNYFGSQLFVDDFNGDGLADMLCHSWLSGEKRIAFARPPDGHFVGNDWYSPMGWCSRQGSQFVTGDFNGDGRADLLCHDTLTGEKWIAFARLGGYFVGTDWYQDMKWCNRLSARFSAADFNGDGRTDLFCYDVSSGAKWFAYSAF; this is translated from the coding sequence ATGGAGTGGTGCAACTATTTTGGGTCTCAGCTCTTTGTTGATGACTTCAATGGTGATGGCCTGGCGGACATGCTGTGTCACAGTTGGCTCTCGGGCGAGAAGCGCATCGCCTTTGCGCGACCTCCTGATGGGCATTTCGTCGGGAATGACTGGTATTCGCCGATGGGGTGGTGCAGTCGCCAGGGGAGCCAGTTCGTCACTGGGGACTTCAATGGAGATGGTCGGGCGGATCTCCTCTGCCATGATACTCTGACAGGGGAGAAGTGGATTGCCTTTGCTCGCCTGGGCGGGTACTTCGTTGGGACGGATTGGTATCAGGATATGAAGTGGTGCAACCGTCTCTCCGCGCGATTCTCCGCCGCCGATTTCAACGGGGACGGCCGGACAGACCTCTTCTGCTACGACGTCAGCAGCGGAGCGAAGTGGTTTGCCTACTCGGCCTTCTGA
- a CDS encoding DUF4328 domain-containing protein: MGISLHAVAEFAYLAVTMWLYGLVLGCGYSKQESLVAYGTALLIVNVVMAVSELLGVVGFLTWQYRVTRLAALIEVSQTSPRWAILSWFVPGMNLFKPYLMLRDLSRALGGAANRTGLVRAWWLTALLSLMLSAGYYAIHNIDEIADISPTARQVTHIIQTAVFLLAAALCIGVIWRIQRRLVQVKDELQLAP; the protein is encoded by the coding sequence TTGGGCATCAGCCTGCATGCAGTCGCCGAGTTCGCATATCTCGCTGTGACCATGTGGCTCTACGGCCTCGTCCTCGGCTGTGGATATTCAAAACAGGAATCCCTCGTCGCATATGGGACGGCCCTCCTCATTGTGAACGTGGTCATGGCTGTGTCCGAGCTGCTCGGCGTGGTCGGGTTTCTGACGTGGCAGTACCGGGTGACCCGCCTCGCAGCACTAATCGAAGTCAGCCAGACGTCCCCTCGCTGGGCCATCCTGTCTTGGTTCGTCCCGGGCATGAATCTCTTCAAGCCCTATCTGATGCTTCGCGACCTCTCTCGCGCGCTGGGAGGCGCGGCGAATCGGACGGGCCTGGTACGAGCCTGGTGGTTAACAGCGCTGCTCAGCTTGATGCTGAGCGCGGGGTATTACGCGATACACAACATCGATGAAATCGCCGACATCAGCCCTACTGCGAGGCAGGTGACCCACATCATCCAAACCGCGGTGTTCTTGCTCGCCGCCGCATTGTGCATCGGTGTCATTTGGCGCATCCAGCGCCGACTCGTTCAGGTGAAAGACGAGCTCCAACTCGCCCCATGA
- a CDS encoding IS3 family transposase (programmed frameshift) translates to MTEAKKPRRPRRSYTEEFKAGAVRLVLEEGKTTSQVARDLDLTLSALRMWVDQARADKGQGKPGALTSAERQELTKLRKQVRELEMERTLLKKLGGLHREGERVKFEFIRAEQAHFSVSWLCRMLEVSRSGFYAWSRRPKSARQREDSRLKVLVYEAHQKGRCTYGSPRIHRALHNQGVRVGRNRVIRLMREEKLVGRMRRRYRGTTMSDHQQPVAGNLLDRRFTAHRANERWVGDTTELSIPGGRLFLAAIIDLYSRFVVGWALSAVNDRHLTLKALDMALRRRCPAAGLLHHTDQGSTYASEDYQRVLERHGIVCSMSRRGNCYDNAAMESWFSTLKNELGEVFESPNAAKVKLFDYIEVFYNQQRMHSAIGYAAPAEFERAAA, encoded by the exons ATGACGGAAGCGAAGAAGCCGAGACGGCCCCGGCGTAGCTACACGGAGGAGTTCAAGGCCGGGGCCGTGAGGCTGGTGCTGGAGGAAGGAAAGACGACGTCTCAGGTGGCAAGGGACCTGGACTTGACGCTGTCGGCACTGAGGATGTGGGTGGACCAGGCCCGGGCGGACAAAGGCCAGGGCAAGCCAGGGGCGCTGACGAGTGCGGAGCGGCAGGAGCTCACGAAGCTGCGCAAGCAGGTGCGCGAGCTGGAAATGGAGCGGACGCTGCTAAAAAAAT TGGGTGGCCTACACCGCGAAGGAGAACGGGTGAAGTTCGAGTTCATCCGTGCGGAGCAGGCCCACTTCTCCGTCAGTTGGCTGTGCCGCATGCTGGAGGTGTCGCGTTCTGGCTTCTACGCATGGAGCCGGAGACCGAAGAGTGCGCGACAGAGGGAGGACTCCCGGCTGAAGGTGCTGGTGTATGAGGCCCACCAGAAGGGCCGCTGTACCTACGGAAGCCCGCGGATCCACCGTGCCCTGCACAACCAAGGAGTCCGCGTCGGCCGCAACCGTGTCATCCGTCTCATGCGCGAGGAGAAGTTGGTGGGCCGAATGCGTCGACGCTACCGCGGCACGACGATGAGCGACCACCAGCAGCCGGTGGCGGGCAATCTGCTCGACAGGCGGTTCACCGCGCACCGCGCGAATGAGCGCTGGGTGGGAGACACCACGGAGCTGTCCATCCCCGGAGGCAGGCTCTTCCTGGCGGCCATCATCGACCTCTATTCACGCTTCGTCGTGGGTTGGGCTCTCAGCGCGGTGAACGACAGGCACTTGACGCTCAAGGCGCTCGACATGGCGCTGCGCCGTCGATGCCCGGCCGCAGGTCTCTTGCACCACACCGACCAGGGGAGCACGTACGCGAGTGAGGACTACCAACGCGTCCTCGAGCGACACGGCATCGTCTGCAGCATGAGCCGACGCGGCAATTGCTACGACAACGCAGCCATGGAGAGTTGGTTCAGCACGCTCAAGAATGAGTTGGGAGAGGTTTTCGAGAGCCCCAATGCCGCGAAGGTAAAGCTGTTCGACTACATCGAGGTCTTCTACAACCAGCAACGCATGCACTCGGCAATCGGCTACGCTGCGCCGGCCGAGTTCGAACGGGCAGCGGCATAG
- a CDS encoding endo-1,3-alpha-glucanase family glycosylhydrolase — protein MVTAEVPSLATVLVATGASWHYLDTGVDLGTAWTATEFTDAAWATGASPLGYAETDLATSISYGANTTNKHITTYFRHAFTVADVAQVRELLVRLQRDDGAIVYLNGTEVLRSNLPAGAVGYRTLAPATIAVPAEEQTWVSQDIDVAALRTGANVLAVELHQSAMNTSDARFNLELSATLAPAPTPISECYPFDMPTTAALRAAPKKVFGFYYPIFPISIDNAQPASDYWTGWMTPESRNGEYANIGGLMRDRPLPRPPWADSAWRQRDFETEVRRAIAAGMDGFIYEHPYRVSSDTRNNQLTVMLAAAAAVDPEFRIVLSPDFPTEAEGTTDGLVSMIASVAQHPSVHKLNGAIVLTSFNPERKPVAFWTELKTRLAAQGISVTYWPLLSYTGDVSKYAEWNNLVTGFSSWGERTAQSGETMRRWSVESHRRGKLWMSPVAFEDVRHKLTDSENSSRVYWEAQNSLAFRSQFEKAMEGDADWITLLTLTDYGESWLTASQERGYVIMDWIAYYTTWFKTGQRPTIVRDTLYYTHRRHRTDAPFNAAKQTARAMKLRGGVAASNQVELLAFLKEPGQLVITQGTDVRTMDVTSAGMTAFQVALVPGTTPVFELRRSGVTVQRLESTTAILAQTVYQDLMYHAGGGRPCTRP, from the coding sequence ATGGTTACCGCCGAGGTGCCCTCGCTGGCGACGGTGCTCGTCGCGACGGGCGCTTCATGGCACTACCTGGACACGGGTGTGGACCTCGGCACAGCGTGGACGGCGACGGAGTTCACGGACGCAGCCTGGGCGACGGGAGCCTCTCCGCTGGGCTATGCGGAGACGGACCTGGCCACGTCGATCTCCTACGGCGCCAATACCACCAACAAGCACATCACCACGTACTTCCGGCACGCCTTCACTGTCGCGGACGTGGCGCAGGTCAGGGAATTGCTGGTGCGGTTGCAGCGAGATGACGGGGCCATCGTCTATCTGAATGGCACGGAGGTCTTGCGCAGCAACCTGCCGGCTGGGGCGGTGGGCTACCGTACGCTGGCGCCCGCCACCATCGCGGTGCCCGCGGAAGAGCAGACGTGGGTGAGCCAGGATATCGACGTGGCGGCGCTGCGCACGGGGGCGAATGTCCTCGCGGTGGAGCTGCACCAGTCCGCGATGAACACGTCCGATGCGCGCTTCAACCTCGAGTTGAGCGCTACGCTCGCGCCCGCGCCGACGCCCATTTCCGAGTGCTACCCGTTCGACATGCCCACGACGGCGGCGCTGCGCGCTGCGCCGAAGAAGGTTTTTGGTTTCTACTACCCCATCTTCCCCATCTCCATCGACAACGCACAGCCCGCGTCGGACTACTGGACGGGTTGGATGACACCCGAGTCGCGCAACGGCGAGTACGCCAACATCGGCGGACTGATGAGGGACAGGCCGCTGCCACGCCCCCCCTGGGCCGATAGTGCGTGGCGGCAACGTGACTTCGAGACGGAGGTGCGCCGCGCGATAGCGGCCGGCATGGATGGCTTCATCTATGAGCACCCGTACCGCGTCTCTTCCGACACTCGGAACAACCAACTCACCGTCATGCTCGCGGCGGCGGCGGCGGTGGACCCGGAGTTCCGCATCGTCCTCAGCCCGGACTTCCCCACGGAGGCAGAGGGCACCACGGACGGACTGGTGTCGATGATTGCCTCCGTGGCGCAGCACCCATCCGTGCATAAGCTCAACGGCGCCATCGTCCTGACCAGCTTCAACCCGGAGCGCAAGCCTGTGGCTTTCTGGACGGAGCTGAAGACGCGGCTCGCAGCCCAGGGCATCTCCGTCACGTATTGGCCGCTCCTGTCGTACACGGGCGACGTGTCGAAGTACGCGGAGTGGAACAACCTGGTGACTGGTTTCTCCTCGTGGGGAGAGCGCACCGCTCAGTCCGGGGAGACCATGCGCCGCTGGAGCGTGGAGTCTCACCGCCGCGGCAAACTGTGGATGTCCCCCGTCGCGTTCGAGGACGTGCGCCACAAGCTTACCGACAGCGAGAACAGCAGCCGCGTGTACTGGGAGGCGCAAAACAGCCTGGCGTTCCGCTCGCAGTTCGAGAAGGCGATGGAGGGCGACGCGGACTGGATTACGTTGCTGACGCTGACGGACTACGGCGAGTCGTGGCTGACGGCGTCCCAGGAGCGTGGCTACGTCATCATGGATTGGATTGCGTACTACACCACCTGGTTCAAGACAGGACAGCGCCCCACCATCGTCCGAGATACGCTCTATTACACGCACCGTCGGCACCGTACGGACGCTCCCTTCAACGCCGCGAAGCAGACAGCGCGCGCCATGAAGCTACGAGGTGGGGTCGCGGCATCCAACCAGGTGGAGTTGCTCGCGTTCCTCAAGGAACCGGGCCAGCTGGTCATCACCCAGGGCACCGATGTGCGCACGATGGACGTGACGAGCGCGGGGATGACGGCCTTCCAGGTGGCACTGGTACCCGGCACCACGCCCGTCTTCGAACTCCGGCGCAGCGGAGTCACCGTGCAGCGCCTGGAGAGCACGACGGCCATCCTCGCCCAGACCGTCTACCAGGACCTCATGTATCACGCGGGCGGCGGGCGCCCCTGCACGCGGCCGTGA
- a CDS encoding XTP/dITP diphosphatase — protein MTARKAKLLFATTNKGKVRELRELVGDVVEVVSLADVPPVPEPEEDGDTFEANAVKKALEYAKATGLPALADDSGLCVDALDGGPGVLSARYAEGDDKARYEKLLMELSGVPDAERGASFRCALALVWPDGRTHVEEGRCEGRIGHEARGTHGFGYDPVFMFPDTGRSMAELTSEEKSAVSHRGAAFRKMKSRLLELGKDE, from the coding sequence GTGACGGCGCGCAAGGCGAAGCTGCTCTTCGCGACGACGAACAAGGGGAAGGTGCGCGAGCTGCGGGAGCTGGTGGGCGACGTGGTGGAGGTGGTGTCGCTCGCGGATGTGCCGCCGGTGCCCGAGCCGGAAGAGGACGGGGACACGTTCGAGGCGAACGCGGTGAAGAAGGCGCTGGAGTACGCGAAGGCGACGGGGCTGCCGGCGTTGGCGGATGACTCGGGACTGTGCGTGGACGCGCTGGATGGGGGGCCCGGGGTGTTGTCCGCGCGGTATGCGGAAGGGGACGACAAGGCTCGCTACGAGAAGCTGTTGATGGAGCTCTCGGGGGTGCCGGACGCGGAGCGAGGGGCGTCGTTCCGGTGTGCGTTGGCGCTGGTGTGGCCGGATGGACGGACACACGTGGAGGAGGGGCGGTGTGAGGGGCGGATAGGGCACGAGGCCCGGGGGACGCATGGCTTCGGCTACGACCCTGTCTTCATGTTTCCGGACACTGGCCGGTCGATGGCGGAGCTGACGTCCGAGGAGAAGTCGGCGGTTTCACACCGGGGAGCGGCCTTCCGGAAGATGAAGTCGCGGCTGTTGGAGTTGGGGAAGGACGAATGA
- the rph gene encoding ribonuclease PH, giving the protein MRSFQRGVLDLRPVVLTPGVSRYAEGSVQVEFGHTKVLVTCSTEERVPPHLMGKGTGWVTAEYGMLPRATHSRSQREAAKGKQTGRTMEIQRLIGRSLRAAVDLSTLGTRTLTLDCDVLQADGGTRTASITGAYVALVLALRSLQKQGVLSKMPKLTPMAAVSVGVVGGEVRVDLDYEEDSKADVDLNIVATGDGRMVEVQGTAEHQMFDRRTLDAMLDGGLAAIQQLVAAQAKVLE; this is encoded by the coding sequence CGCTATGCGGAGGGCTCCGTGCAGGTGGAGTTCGGCCACACCAAGGTGCTCGTCACCTGTTCCACGGAGGAGCGGGTTCCGCCGCACCTGATGGGCAAGGGCACGGGCTGGGTGACTGCGGAGTACGGGATGTTGCCGCGCGCCACGCACTCGCGCAGCCAGCGCGAGGCGGCGAAGGGGAAGCAGACGGGCCGCACGATGGAGATTCAGCGGCTGATCGGGCGTTCGCTCCGCGCGGCGGTGGACCTGTCGACGCTGGGGACGCGGACGCTGACCCTGGACTGTGACGTGTTGCAGGCCGATGGCGGGACGCGCACGGCGTCGATTACGGGGGCGTATGTGGCGCTGGTGCTCGCGCTGCGCTCGCTTCAGAAGCAGGGCGTCCTCAGCAAGATGCCCAAGCTGACGCCGATGGCGGCGGTGTCCGTGGGTGTGGTGGGCGGCGAGGTTCGAGTGGACCTGGACTACGAGGAGGACTCGAAGGCGGACGTGGACCTGAACATCGTGGCGACGGGGGATGGGCGGATGGTGGAGGTGCAGGGGACGGCGGAGCACCAGATGTTCGACCGCAGGACGCTGGACGCGATGCTCGACGGGGGCTTGGCGGCCATCCAGCAGCTGGTGGCCGCGCAGGCGAAGGTGCTGGAGTGA